CTCCGACGTCCCCGGCCACAACTTTGCTCAGCTCCGATCGGTTCTTCCCCTGCTGCGTGTATATCTGGGTGGCCCGCTCGGAGTTGCGCGTCCGCTGGTTGACGAAATCCATGCCCGAGGAGACCGCTCCCGAGTACACTCTGAAAAACGCCAGTTCCCCGAGGTGGCCTTCGGTGATCGTCTTGAAGACGAACAGCGCCGGCGGGCCGTTCGGATCGCACCGCACCTCGACCAAATCGGCGGCGCCGGTCTTCTGGGCCTGCGGCGCCGGCATCTGGTCCGGCGACGGCAGGAACTCGACCGCGAAATCCAGGAGCACCCCGGTGCCCCAGTTCTTGCCCGCCGCGCCGCAGAGAATGGGGTAGAGCTTGCCGCGCGCAATCCCCTGCCGCAGCCCTATCCGGACATCCTCTTCGGGTAGCGTCCCCTGGTCGAAAAACTTTTCCATCAGCTCGTCGCTGGCTTCGGCCGCCATCTCGACGAGCGCTTCGCGATCGGCCTGAGCCCGGTCCTTCAGGTCAGCCGGAATATCGATCTCCTTGCGCGTCCCGTCCGGCGCATACTCGTACGCCTTCATGTGCAGCAGGTCGATCATGCCCCGGAATTTGTCCGCCTCCCCGATCGGGATAGTCACCGGCACGGCGTGGTTGCCGAAGGCCGCCTGGATCGACTCCACGGTCGTCTGCCACTTGGCGTTCTCGATCTCCATCTTGTTGACGAAAATGAAGCGGGCATGCGGGGAATCGGCGAGCGACCGCCACTGCAGTTGTGTCCCGACTTCCACGCCGGCGGTGGCGTTCACGACGAAACAGACGACGTCGGAGACTTTGGCGCAGGCGAGGAATTCGCCCATGAAGTCCAGGTGCCCCGGGGCGTCGAACAGATTGAGTTTGCAGTCTTTCCACGCCATCGCCAGCAGCTTCAGCTGAATCGATGTCCGGCGCGAAATTTCGCTGTCGGTGTAATCCAGCAGCGAGGAACCGTCGTCGACCCGCCCGATCCGGTTGTTTACGCCTGTGGCGTACGCCAGCGCATCGGCCAGGCTGGTCTTGCCGCATCCCCGCTGCCCGGCAAGGCAGATGTTGCGGATTTTGTCGGTCGGATATTCCTTCACCAGGGACCCTCCAAACTATCGTATCATAAATTCTATGTTCCGTCCGTTCTTTCCGTTGCGGG
This genomic window from Candidatus Zixiibacteriota bacterium contains:
- the fusA gene encoding elongation factor G; this translates as MKEYPTDKIRNICLAGQRGCGKTSLADALAYATGVNNRIGRVDDGSSLLDYTDSEISRRTSIQLKLLAMAWKDCKLNLFDAPGHLDFMGEFLACAKVSDVVCFVVNATAGVEVGTQLQWRSLADSPHARFIFVNKMEIENAKWQTTVESIQAAFGNHAVPVTIPIGEADKFRGMIDLLHMKAYEYAPDGTRKEIDIPADLKDRAQADREALVEMAAEASDELMEKFFDQGTLPEEDVRIGLRQGIARGKLYPILCGAAGKNWGTGVLLDFAVEFLPSPDQMPAPQAQKTGAADLVEVRCDPNGPPALFVFKTITEGHLGELAFFRVYSGAVSSGMDFVNQRTRNSERATQIYTQQGKNRSELSKVVAGDVGALVKLRNTNTGDTLTGGNLSLVIPPVRYPNPVMDVAIRPKSKGDEEKIGTGLQKISQEDPTFRIIHDAALKQMVLVGQGATQIEIITEKLKKRYGVEVDLVRPRIPYRETIRAKAETQYRHKKQSGGRGQFGDVHLRLEPNERGKGFEFLDEIKGGVIPNKYIPAVEKGVVEAMERGPLTGSQVIDVKVAVFYGSYHEVDSSDMAFKIASSMAFKQGFMQAKPVLLEPIYNVEVLVPEDFTGDVMGDLSARRGKIAGMDPAGTHQRIRAQVPQAEMYQYSVDLRSMTQGQGVYTMEFSHYEEVPHETAQKVIEEAKAAAEEAS